The genomic stretch TAATATCAAAAAAGCTTTTGAATTCCTTATGTTATCGTTAGTTTATTTCTGAAAACTTTAATTGTGACAGAATAAAAAACTAAGTAAAAGTTTCTGCTATTTTAGTAAATTTTTATTGATTTAATTATTGACCAATAATATCCATGAGAGTAGGATACTTTTTATAGAACCCATTTTTTAGTAGTTTAGAGGTTATTCCTAGTAAAATTTATATCTAGTTATGACTTTGGCGAGGGGAGAGTTAGAAAGTTGAATTAGATCTAATGAGCTTCATTGAAATAATTTAATAGGAGTGATTAAGAAATGAATGTTAAAGATTTAGTATCGGTGTACAACCAGTATTACAATCATTCGAGCTTACGTATATTTTTCTTATCAGGACATAATGGTCAGATCGAAGAAATAACTGGGAATGAAGAAAATGGATCTCGTCAATTTGGTATTTATGTCATTTTATCTAGAACAGAAGCACAGTTAATTAAACTAGTATCATTAAATTTTGAAGACTTAGGTATCATTGAAGTGACTTTAAATGATGTAGAGGATCAAATAAAACATGACTGGACTAGCTATTTAAAGAAAGTAATAAGTTATTTAAAGCAAGCGGGATATCGTATTAATAGGGGGATGGATATACTGATTTACAGTAATCTTCCAAATGAAATTGGCTTATCTTCAAGTAGGACAATTGAAGCTTTAACAAGTACGATGATAAAAACTTTATATGAATAAAAATTAGAAACCACATCAACCAACAATTAAAAAAGCAACCTAGTAAACTCCATCAAAGATAAAATTTCCTCCTGTAAATTATAATATTTCAAAAACACATAAATAAAACTTAAATATGCGATTCGGATTTAAAGTAATTAAAATATGTAAAAAATTCTCCATATTTAATGAATAATCGTACAACCTTCAACTGTTAAAATTAACTTAATAAGTTCAATTAAGTTGGAAAGATTACGAGGAGAGTTGAATGACTACTATTAAAGATATTGCGGAAAAAGCAGGGGTATCAATTGCTACTGTTTCAAGAGTTCTGAATTATGACCCTGCACTATCGGTAAGTGATGATACAAAACAAAGAATTTTCGAGACAGCCGAAAAACTATCTTATAGGAAAAAGTCTAAAGTAAAAAAGAATATTGCTAAAATCGCACTTGTTAAAGGCGAGCACGACAAAGAAGAGTTAAATGAATTGTTTTATATGCTAATCCGATTCGGAATTGAAAATAAGTGTGAGCAACATTCTTTACATATTTCTACTTTTTTTCATGGAAGTGAAAAGGGAATGTATGATGAGCAAATCCTTGGTGTTATTGCTTTAGGTAAGTTCGATAGTCAACAAATCATTTCATTGAAAAAAGTTTCGAAAAACATTGTGTTTGTTAATTTTTCACCAGATGAAGAAAAATACGATTCTGTCATAACGGATTATGAGAATGCTATTGTAAAAGTTTTAGACCATTTTATATCGCATGGTCATCAAAAAATTGGATACATTGGTGGACGTGAGTATGATCGAAATCAAAATCATAATTCTCGCGTGAAAACATATAAAAAGTATTTAGAAGAAAAGGGACTTTTTCATAAAGAAAATCTGTATTTAAGTAGTTTTACAGCAGAAGAAGGATTTAATTTAATGAACAAGGCAATCAAAGAGCAAGGTGGAGAATTACCAACAGCTTTTTTAGTCGGATGTGATACGATGGCGGTTGGATGTTTAAAGGCACTTCATGAGGCAAAAATATCGGTTCCTGAGCGCGTGAATCTAATTGGAATGAATGATTTTGTGTTTACAAAGTATTTGTTTCCTAGTTTAAGTACTTTGAAAGTATATACCGAATTAATGGGAGAATCCGCCGTGGATTTATTAATGGAAAGGCTTTTAGGTAGGAAAATAGCTAAAAAGGTGATTGTTCCAACGACTTTAAAAATACGTCAAAGTAGTCTTTAAAGAATCCCTTTAAATCGTAATTCGCGAAATTTGTAAGATAATTGCTAAAAATGAAACATTTTGCTTTTAATCTTTACTCTTTTTAGTATAATTAAAAATTAAAAGGAGTGGGAACGTGAAGATTGGGTATTTAGGTCCTGAGGCGACTTTTACACATGTCGCAGTTCGATCTGTATTTAAAAACGAAGAACATATTGCTTATTCTAGTATACCTGTATGTATGGATAGTGTAGCTGAGGGAGAGGTTGATTTAGTAGTAGTTCCAATAGAGAATTCTGTTGAGGGTTCTGTGACTACAACAATTGATTATCTTGTACATGAGCAGCCATTAAAAATGGTTGGTGAAATCATTATACCGATTAGACAACATTTATTGATGGCAAAAGGTCAGGCACATCGGGTGAAGGATATAGAGGTAATTTATTCTCATTCCCATGCATTAGCTCAGTGTCATACGTTTTTACACAATCAATATAAATACACAAAGCTAGAGCCGGTAACTTCTACAAGCGCAGCCGCTAAAATTGTGAGTGATCAATCGAATGAGTGCATTGCAGCGATAGCAAATGAATTTGCTGCTAAAAAATATGGTTTAGAAATTGTTGCTTCAGACATTCATTCGAATTCTTATAATCATACAAGATTTGTTGTTTTACAAAGACAAGATGCGAAAGTGGAAACAAATTATTTTGATTCTAAACAGACTAAGGCAACTTTAGTCATTAATATGCCGGAGAACCATGCCGGTGCGCTTCACCAAGTGCTATCTGCATTTGCCTGG from Arthrobacter citreus encodes the following:
- the pheA gene encoding prephenate dehydratase, with protein sequence MKIGYLGPEATFTHVAVRSVFKNEEHIAYSSIPVCMDSVAEGEVDLVVVPIENSVEGSVTTTIDYLVHEQPLKMVGEIIIPIRQHLLMAKGQAHRVKDIEVIYSHSHALAQCHTFLHNQYKYTKLEPVTSTSAAAKIVSDQSNECIAAIANEFAAKKYGLEIVASDIHSNSYNHTRFVVLQRQDAKVETNYFDSKQTKATLVINMPENHAGALHQVLSAFAWRKIDLSKIESRPTKTGLGNYFFIIDVEMGYDEVLLPGVKQELEALGFSVDVVGSYSTISL
- a CDS encoding LacI family DNA-binding transcriptional regulator; amino-acid sequence: MTTIKDIAEKAGVSIATVSRVLNYDPALSVSDDTKQRIFETAEKLSYRKKSKVKKNIAKIALVKGEHDKEELNELFYMLIRFGIENKCEQHSLHISTFFHGSEKGMYDEQILGVIALGKFDSQQIISLKKVSKNIVFVNFSPDEEKYDSVITDYENAIVKVLDHFISHGHQKIGYIGGREYDRNQNHNSRVKTYKKYLEEKGLFHKENLYLSSFTAEEGFNLMNKAIKEQGGELPTAFLVGCDTMAVGCLKALHEAKISVPERVNLIGMNDFVFTKYLFPSLSTLKVYTELMGESAVDLLMERLLGRKIAKKVIVPTTLKIRQSSL